The Deltaproteobacteria bacterium genome contains a region encoding:
- a CDS encoding four helix bundle protein yields the protein MASLELQRRTRVFALRVIDLVKELPVGRTGDVIGRRLLRCGTSVGANYRAACRARSRADFVAKMGVVEEEAHESIYWMELLVESRLARPERVATLLTEANELVAMTVSSIKTARQNKRRA from the coding sequence ATGGCTAGCCTTGAGTTGCAGCGTCGGACCAGAGTGTTTGCGCTGCGCGTGATCGATCTCGTGAAAGAGTTGCCGGTGGGCCGAACGGGCGATGTGATCGGTAGACGACTGTTGCGGTGTGGCACCTCTGTCGGCGCGAACTACCGCGCGGCCTGTCGCGCACGGTCGAGGGCTGATTTTGTGGCGAAGATGGGAGTCGTTGAGGAAGAAGCGCACGAGTCGATCTATTGGATGGAGCTACTCGTCGAATCACGACTGGCACGACCGGAACGCGTTGCCACGCTGCTCACCGAGGCCAACGAACTGGTCGCCATGACCGTCTCGTCGATCAAGACCGCTAGACAAAACAAACGACGCGCATGA
- a CDS encoding NTP transferase domain-containing protein, giving the protein MRATELLHVLVLAGGDGTRLQELTRELTGAPIPKQYCRLLGERSLLEETVERARHIVPPARTVVVINHDHLPIVGEQLRGVPPHNIFVQPCGRDTGPGLLFALRQLAQRDRTTIVAMMPSDHYVGDNRAFAAHVEHAAQIVRAHPRKVAVLGIRPDRAEPGLGYIMPSTRVRGVANAFRVAAFQEKPTAESARKLIENGALWNSFVLVFRVDRMLELIEQAAPCETARLRAATESPHDLAAGYRALAPWNFSTQVLARITEHLVAVRVDDIHWSDWGTRESIEQTLHALRRVPPWRTHAQPHAA; this is encoded by the coding sequence ATGCGCGCAACCGAGTTGTTACACGTGTTGGTATTGGCGGGCGGGGACGGCACGCGGCTGCAAGAGCTAACGCGCGAGCTGACCGGCGCGCCCATTCCCAAGCAGTATTGCCGACTGCTCGGCGAGCGCTCGTTGTTAGAAGAGACAGTGGAGCGCGCGCGTCACATAGTACCGCCGGCGCGAACCGTGGTCGTTATCAATCACGATCATCTGCCGATCGTCGGCGAACAGTTGCGCGGCGTGCCGCCGCACAACATCTTTGTGCAGCCCTGTGGTCGTGATACCGGCCCCGGGTTGCTGTTCGCCTTACGCCAGCTCGCACAGCGTGATCGGACCACCATCGTGGCGATGATGCCGAGCGACCACTATGTCGGCGACAACCGAGCCTTTGCCGCCCACGTTGAGCACGCCGCGCAGATTGTCAGAGCGCATCCGCGCAAAGTCGCCGTGCTGGGAATCCGTCCCGACCGGGCCGAACCCGGGCTCGGCTACATCATGCCATCGACGCGCGTGCGTGGTGTGGCGAACGCGTTCCGGGTGGCGGCATTTCAGGAGAAGCCGACGGCCGAGTCTGCCAGGAAGCTGATCGAGAACGGCGCGCTGTGGAACTCGTTTGTCCTGGTCTTCCGAGTCGATCGCATGCTGGAACTGATTGAGCAGGCCGCGCCATGCGAAACCGCCCGCTTGCGCGCAGCGACAGAAAGTCCTCACGACCTCGCCGCAGGGTACCGCGCGCTGGCGCCATGGAACTTCTCGACTCAGGTCTTGGCCCGCATCACCGAACATCTCGTCGCCGTCCGCGTCGACGATATTCATTGGAGCGATTGGGGCACGCGGGAATCGATCGAGCAGACGCTCCACGCACTCAGACGCGTGCCGCCGTGGCGCACGCACGCGCAACCGCACGCGGCGTAA
- a CDS encoding LLM class flavin-dependent oxidoreductase: MKFTWFNLMPWPYLPDDFREKYRSVWVDIPSSLYDPEKGHHLYHTYLDQLEYAEELGFDGLGVNEHHANGYGLMPSPNIMAATLSRRTSRAALVDLGNSIALYNPPLRVAEEFAMLDVLSGGRLIGGFPVGTSMDTNYCYGQIPALTRDKYREAHELIIKAWAANEPFAFNGEYTKLRYVNCWPKPIQKPHPPIFIPGGGSLETYDFCLDHDYNYSYLSFTGYVRGKELMDGYWNRVAARGKDESPYRAGFAQIVCVGETDAEAEQLYAEPIKYFFNRCLHVFPGFADAPGYRTIKTIKAGVLSQLSAVRQLMFATLDWKTLVDDRYIIAGGPDTVCQQMEEMIRSLRVGHVFCLLHMGNMRDEVTRHSTKLFAEKVMPKLRNMWPEYANDDRFWIKPLAGRREPQKSLGGASLSGQSVTGLRGSR, translated from the coding sequence ATGAAGTTCACCTGGTTCAACTTGATGCCGTGGCCGTATCTGCCCGACGACTTCCGCGAGAAGTACCGCTCGGTGTGGGTCGACATCCCCAGCTCGCTCTACGATCCGGAGAAAGGGCATCACCTCTACCATACCTACCTCGATCAACTGGAGTACGCGGAAGAACTCGGCTTCGACGGTCTCGGCGTCAACGAACACCACGCCAACGGCTACGGGTTGATGCCATCGCCCAACATCATGGCGGCGACGTTGAGCCGGCGCACGTCGCGCGCGGCGTTGGTCGATCTCGGCAACAGCATCGCGCTGTACAATCCGCCGCTGCGGGTGGCGGAAGAGTTCGCCATGCTCGATGTGCTATCGGGCGGCCGCCTCATCGGCGGTTTTCCCGTCGGCACCTCGATGGACACCAACTACTGCTACGGCCAAATCCCCGCGCTCACACGCGACAAGTATCGCGAAGCGCACGAGCTCATCATCAAGGCGTGGGCCGCCAATGAACCGTTTGCCTTCAACGGTGAGTATACCAAGCTGCGCTACGTCAACTGTTGGCCGAAGCCGATTCAGAAGCCGCACCCGCCGATCTTCATCCCCGGCGGCGGCTCGCTCGAAACCTACGACTTCTGTCTCGACCACGACTACAACTACTCGTACCTCAGCTTCACCGGCTACGTGCGCGGCAAGGAGTTGATGGACGGCTACTGGAATCGTGTCGCCGCGCGCGGCAAGGACGAGTCGCCCTATCGCGCCGGCTTCGCGCAGATCGTCTGCGTCGGCGAGACCGACGCCGAAGCCGAGCAGCTCTACGCCGAGCCGATCAAGTACTTCTTTAACCGCTGCTTGCACGTGTTTCCCGGCTTCGCCGATGCGCCCGGGTATCGCACGATCAAGACCATCAAGGCCGGCGTGCTGTCGCAGCTCAGCGCCGTGCGTCAACTGATGTTCGCGACCCTGGACTGGAAGACGCTGGTCGACGATCGCTACATCATTGCAGGCGGGCCCGACACAGTCTGCCAGCAGATGGAAGAGATGATTCGCTCGCTGCGCGTGGGCCACGTCTTCTGCCTCCTGCACATGGGCAACATGCGGGATGAGGTCACGCGGCACTCGACGAAACTGTTCGCCGAGAAGGTGATGCCCAAGCTGCGCAACATGTGGCCGGAATACGCCAACGATGATCGCTTCTGGATCAAGCCGCTCGCCGGTCGCCGTGAGCCGCAGAAGAGTCTCGGTGGCGCTAGCCTCAGCGGCCAGAGCGTCACCGGTCTCAGGGGATCTCGCTAA
- a CDS encoding universal stress protein: MTIKQILVPVDFSEPSLAGLDYAIELSRTFKASLLVLFVVEVIYYAGESLGLLLDDQRRRARADLDRLAGALAKRRVKFDTLLETGLPAQAIADTAHKRKIDLIVMATHGRTGLSHMLLGSVAERVVRTAACPVLTIPTHKSSRRAATKR, encoded by the coding sequence ATGACGATCAAACAGATTCTGGTCCCGGTCGACTTCTCTGAGCCCTCGCTGGCTGGACTCGACTACGCGATCGAATTGAGTCGCACGTTCAAAGCCTCACTGTTGGTTCTGTTCGTCGTCGAAGTCATCTACTACGCCGGCGAAAGCTTGGGGCTGTTACTCGACGACCAGCGCCGCCGCGCTCGCGCCGATTTGGATCGGTTGGCGGGGGCGCTGGCGAAGCGGCGCGTGAAGTTCGACACGCTGCTCGAAACCGGCTTGCCCGCGCAGGCGATCGCCGACACCGCGCACAAACGCAAGATCGATCTGATCGTGATGGCCACCCACGGCCGCACCGGCCTGTCGCACATGCTGCTCGGCAGCGTTGCCGAGCGCGTCGTGCGCACGGCCGCGTGTCCGGTGTTGACGATCCCTACTCACAAGTCCTCCCGCCGCGCCGCGACCAAGCGCTAG
- a CDS encoding alpha/beta fold hydrolase, producing MAMQSRVIKPAGGRTSIQVHEGGRGEPLVFLHGAGGLLPNDTAFLDGLMEHFRVYVPMLPGYDESEGDDALRDMLDLTLHTFDVIDALGLRRPLLVGHSLGGMIAAEMAAVCPHDVDRLVLVSPAGLWLADHEIPDLFAMMPFDIPRLLFHDADLGVRLLTAGANFEDLTALGEFMVQNARRLGMAGKLLFPIPDRGLHRRLYRLKAKTLLLWGASDALIPPVYADEFRRLIPHAQLHTIAEAGHMVMYEKPAAFVDAIKKFSGS from the coding sequence ATGGCCATGCAATCGCGCGTGATCAAACCGGCCGGCGGCCGGACGAGTATTCAAGTCCACGAGGGCGGCCGTGGGGAACCGCTGGTGTTTCTCCACGGCGCGGGTGGACTGCTACCCAACGACACCGCCTTCCTCGACGGCTTGATGGAACACTTCCGCGTCTACGTGCCGATGTTGCCGGGCTACGACGAGTCCGAGGGTGACGACGCGTTGCGCGACATGCTCGACCTGACATTGCACACCTTCGACGTGATCGATGCGCTCGGCCTGCGGCGTCCGCTGTTGGTGGGACACAGCCTGGGCGGCATGATTGCCGCCGAGATGGCGGCGGTGTGCCCGCATGATGTCGACCGGTTGGTGTTGGTCTCCCCGGCGGGGCTGTGGCTCGCGGATCACGAGATTCCCGATCTGTTCGCGATGATGCCGTTCGACATCCCGCGCCTGCTGTTTCACGACGCCGACCTCGGCGTGCGGCTGCTGACCGCCGGCGCCAATTTCGAGGATCTCACGGCGCTGGGTGAGTTCATGGTGCAGAACGCGCGTCGCCTCGGCATGGCCGGGAAGCTGCTCTTCCCGATTCCCGACCGCGGCTTGCACCGGCGCTTGTACCGCCTGAAGGCAAAGACGTTGCTGTTGTGGGGCGCGTCCGACGCGCTCATTCCGCCGGTGTACGCCGATGAGTTCCGACGCTTGATCCCGCACGCGCAACTGCACACCATCGCCGAGGCCGGGCACATGGTGATGTACGAGAAGCCAGCGGCCTTCGTCGACGCGATCAAGAAGTTTTCCGGATCGTAA
- a CDS encoding diadenylate cyclase: protein MGAYLRDLFVDFGWRDAADIAIMTTAIYYGYQRFHGTRAARALGGLVVLGLSYLTAQSLGLFVTSWVLGGMWAAVLLSVIVIFQTEIRDVLEQFNRPVWPFGSRRALAQPALSALADSAFVLASERVGALMVIERLDNVAARVRRSGIRLNADVSGELLAAIFHPGAPLHDGAVRIRGGLVLDACCLLPLSEATSLPVRYGTRHRAAVGITELSDALAIVVSEERGQVMVAVGGTLQAVANAAELLAWLRQHTEAPQPDAVTDGGWTAVVRHDWRRKLAAAGVVVLVWAVLVGPKNAEVAISASLVYQNLSSDLRIQSVSNNDVLLRVRGSRELIRLLSPDRVHVALDLRDAQPGEQQVKIGRDAVSLPIGLRLVEVKPAAVRLTLAAAEKRASGMEHP, encoded by the coding sequence ATGGGCGCTTATCTGCGCGACTTGTTCGTCGACTTCGGCTGGCGTGATGCCGCCGACATCGCGATCATGACCACGGCGATCTACTACGGCTACCAACGCTTCCACGGTACGCGCGCGGCGCGCGCTCTCGGCGGCTTGGTGGTGTTGGGGCTGAGTTATCTCACCGCGCAGAGTCTCGGCCTGTTCGTCACCTCGTGGGTCCTCGGCGGCATGTGGGCCGCCGTGCTGTTGTCGGTGATCGTGATCTTCCAAACCGAAATCCGCGACGTGTTGGAGCAGTTCAATCGACCGGTGTGGCCGTTCGGATCGCGCCGCGCGCTTGCCCAACCCGCCCTGAGCGCGCTCGCCGACTCAGCTTTCGTTCTGGCGAGCGAGCGCGTTGGCGCGTTGATGGTGATTGAGCGACTGGACAACGTCGCCGCGCGCGTGCGCCGCTCCGGAATTCGGCTGAACGCCGACGTGAGTGGCGAGCTGCTGGCAGCGATTTTTCATCCGGGCGCGCCGCTGCACGACGGCGCGGTCCGCATTCGCGGCGGCCTCGTCCTCGACGCCTGTTGCCTGCTGCCGCTATCGGAAGCGACCTCGTTGCCGGTTCGCTACGGCACAAGGCATCGCGCAGCAGTCGGCATCACCGAGCTGTCCGATGCGCTGGCGATCGTCGTGTCGGAAGAACGCGGTCAGGTGATGGTCGCAGTCGGCGGCACGCTGCAAGCGGTGGCCAATGCGGCGGAGCTGCTGGCGTGGTTGCGGCAACACACCGAGGCGCCGCAACCGGATGCCGTTACCGACGGCGGCTGGACGGCAGTGGTTCGACACGACTGGCGCCGCAAGCTGGCGGCGGCCGGCGTGGTCGTGCTCGTGTGGGCAGTGCTGGTAGGTCCGAAGAACGCCGAAGTCGCGATCTCCGCGTCGCTGGTCTATCAGAATCTCTCGTCGGACCTGCGCATCCAGAGCGTGTCGAACAACGACGTGCTGTTGCGCGTGCGCGGCTCGCGCGAACTGATTCGCTTACTGAGCCCCGACCGCGTCCACGTCGCCCTCGATCTCCGCGACGCCCAACCCGGCGAGCAGCAAGTCAAGATCGGCCGCGACGCCGTGAGTCTGCCCATCGGCTTACGCTTGGTCGAAGTGAAGCCCGCCGCCGTGCGCCTGACGTTGGCGGCGGCGGAAAAACGCGCAAGCGGAATGGAGCATCCGTAA
- a CDS encoding transketolase family protein produces MSGYVAAMSSADVLVELAEHNPHVVLVTQDFGPVGAFTERFPTRHFDVGISEENLVGVAAGLAHAGKLPFVIAMAPFVSMRGFEQIRDDCAYNRNNVKILAPFAGLEAGPWGATHHAMEDIALLRTIPGLTILSPADANEATRAVRAAAASDGPVYVRLGFLGSIDGYDAPFRIGEVVTMREGKDLTLIATGAPVASALAAHDLLKTDGISARVLNVHTLKPLDRTAIERAARETGRLVTAEEHSVIGGLGGAVAEVIAELGVGRLRRVGVRDVFCTEVEPYPDLLRIHGIDADGIVRAARELLA; encoded by the coding sequence ATGAGCGGGTACGTCGCAGCCATGTCGTCGGCCGATGTGTTGGTAGAACTGGCGGAGCACAACCCCCACGTGGTGTTGGTGACGCAGGACTTCGGACCGGTCGGCGCGTTCACCGAACGCTTCCCCACGCGCCACTTTGATGTCGGCATCAGCGAAGAGAACCTCGTCGGGGTCGCAGCCGGGCTGGCGCACGCCGGCAAGCTGCCGTTCGTGATCGCGATGGCGCCGTTCGTCTCCATGCGCGGCTTCGAACAGATTCGCGACGACTGCGCGTACAACCGCAACAACGTGAAGATCCTCGCCCCGTTCGCGGGTCTCGAAGCCGGGCCGTGGGGCGCCACGCACCACGCGATGGAAGACATCGCTCTGCTGCGGACGATCCCGGGGCTGACCATCCTGTCGCCCGCCGATGCGAACGAGGCCACCCGTGCCGTGCGCGCGGCCGCAGCCAGCGATGGTCCGGTTTACGTGCGCCTCGGTTTCCTCGGCTCGATCGACGGCTACGATGCGCCGTTTCGCATCGGCGAAGTGGTGACGATGCGCGAGGGCAAAGACCTGACTCTCATCGCCACCGGCGCGCCAGTCGCGTCTGCGCTGGCGGCGCATGACCTGCTCAAAACCGACGGCATCAGTGCGCGCGTGCTCAACGTGCACACGCTCAAACCGCTCGATCGCACGGCGATCGAACGCGCCGCGCGCGAGACCGGGCGGCTAGTTACCGCCGAAGAACACTCGGTGATCGGCGGCCTCGGTGGCGCGGTCGCCGAGGTGATCGCCGAGTTGGGTGTCGGCCGCTTGCGGCGGGTGGGCGTGCGCGATGTATTTTGCACGGAAGTCGAACCCTATCCCGATCTCTTGCGCATTCACGGCATCGACGCCGACGGCATCGTGCGAGCGGCACGCGAGCTGCTCGCATAG
- a CDS encoding YgiT-type zinc finger protein, with protein MKCTVCGARMTRVVSDLPFKTTDRAIVILRSLPVLQCGNCTEYLIEDAVLSRVDEILATVGGAAELEVIRYAA; from the coding sequence ATGAAGTGCACAGTTTGCGGAGCAAGAATGACCCGGGTCGTGAGCGATCTTCCCTTCAAGACGACCGACCGCGCGATTGTCATTCTTAGGAGCCTTCCCGTGCTTCAGTGCGGGAATTGCACCGAGTACCTCATCGAGGACGCTGTGTTGAGCCGGGTCGACGAGATTCTCGCCACCGTCGGTGGTGCGGCTGAACTCGAAGTCATCCGCTATGCCGCGTGA
- a CDS encoding archease, with translation MPYEYVEDGVTSDVTFHAWGRDLDELFAAAADATANVMVASLDSVRPLVSRTVSLSADALDLLLMRLLDELIFYKDAEGLLLRACGVHVTATDNTSHLPQLTAELRGEPIDLTRHEMLADVKAVTLHGLRVEVVEGAAHARVTLDV, from the coding sequence ATGCCCTACGAGTACGTCGAAGACGGCGTCACCAGCGACGTCACGTTCCACGCGTGGGGACGCGACCTCGACGAACTCTTCGCCGCCGCGGCCGACGCGACGGCGAATGTGATGGTGGCCTCACTCGATTCCGTTCGCCCGCTGGTCAGCCGCACGGTGTCGCTGAGCGCAGACGCGCTCGACCTCCTCCTGATGCGCTTGCTCGACGAACTCATCTTCTACAAGGACGCCGAGGGCCTGCTCCTCCGCGCGTGCGGGGTCCACGTCACGGCGACGGACAACACTTCTCACCTCCCTCAGCTGACGGCGGAGTTACGCGGCGAACCGATCGACCTCACTCGCCATGAGATGCTGGCTGACGTAAAGGCGGTCACCCTCCACGGACTGCGGGTCGAAGTAGTCGAGGGCGCTGCTCATGCTCGTGTAACGCTGGATGTGTGA
- a CDS encoding transketolase, protein MNTTADIQALERRAATLRRHIVTVAGSYFAHLGGAMSCADIMAALFFHYLQLEDGARKRDRFLMSKGHAVTALHACMVELGKIDASELANSGKSGSRLAGHPTHKAPGVEFATGSLGHALSVGVGIAIAEALDQSGSRTVVLLGDGELQEGTVWEAALSAPRFPTENLIAIVDYNRFQAGGAVDRIMPLDPLADKWRAFRWNAIEIDGHSMRAIVEALATVPARSGPTVIIANTVKGKGVPGIEGTPRAHYTWLSDEEVERTLSALG, encoded by the coding sequence ATGAACACCACGGCGGACATTCAAGCACTCGAACGACGCGCGGCGACGCTGCGCCGCCACATCGTCACCGTCGCCGGATCGTACTTCGCGCATCTCGGCGGGGCGATGTCGTGCGCCGACATTATGGCCGCGCTGTTCTTTCATTACCTGCAGCTCGAAGACGGGGCGCGGAAGCGCGACCGCTTCCTGATGAGCAAGGGCCACGCGGTCACCGCGCTGCACGCGTGCATGGTCGAGCTGGGCAAGATCGATGCGTCGGAACTCGCCAATTCGGGCAAGTCCGGCAGCCGGCTCGCCGGCCATCCGACCCACAAGGCGCCGGGGGTCGAGTTCGCGACCGGCTCGCTCGGCCACGCGTTGTCGGTCGGCGTCGGCATCGCCATCGCCGAAGCGCTCGACCAATCAGGTTCCCGCACGGTGGTGTTGCTCGGCGACGGCGAGTTACAAGAGGGCACCGTGTGGGAGGCTGCGCTTTCAGCGCCGCGTTTTCCCACCGAGAACCTGATCGCGATCGTCGACTACAATCGCTTCCAAGCCGGCGGAGCGGTCGATCGCATCATGCCGCTCGATCCGCTCGCCGACAAATGGCGGGCGTTCCGCTGGAACGCGATCGAGATCGACGGTCACAGCATGCGCGCAATCGTCGAGGCCCTGGCCACCGTCCCGGCCCGCTCCGGGCCGACCGTCATCATCGCCAACACGGTGAAGGGCAAAGGGGTGCCCGGCATCGAAGGCACGCCACGCGCGCACTACACGTGGCTGAGCGACGAAGAGGTCGAGCGCACGCTCAGCGCGCTTGGTTGA
- a CDS encoding PAS domain S-box protein, whose protein sequence is MATPLRVLLIEDNEDDASLLLYELRRGGYDATAARVETAEALRTAFTAESWDLVTCDWVMPQLSAPAALQLLGELQCEVPIIIVSGEVGEEFAVGAMKAGAHDFISKHRLARLVPAVQRELHEAEVRRAHRRAEAALRESEQRFRLMADTAPVMIWVTGSDGRCIYLNQRWTEFTGRPLEAELGEGWLTAVHPDDRERLLKASVDAFNERRSFTVEYRACRADSTYRWLLTSGTPRLEADGTLSGFIGSAVDITERKSGESDLKRSQEQLRALSGRLQHVRDDESARIARELHDELGQALTALKIDLALLRRGLPPASETDDVRTRIDAMGRHIDSTIHAIRRIASDLRPGVLDDLGLPAAIEWQAREFQARTGIRCVLEMNPGCNQVPQLAATALFRIFQETLTNVARHASATHVRVVLRDEAGRVYLNVADDGIGISDAARLDPNALGLLGMRERALHLGGDVTIHGVPERGTIVIATIPHAEDESEGPAPATK, encoded by the coding sequence ATGGCCACACCGCTGCGAGTGTTGCTGATCGAAGATAACGAAGACGACGCCAGCCTCTTGTTATACGAGCTGCGGCGCGGCGGCTATGATGCGACGGCGGCCCGCGTGGAAACTGCGGAGGCGTTGCGAACCGCGTTCACGGCTGAATCGTGGGATCTCGTCACCTGCGATTGGGTGATGCCACAGCTCAGCGCGCCCGCTGCCTTGCAATTGCTCGGGGAACTGCAGTGCGAGGTGCCGATCATCATCGTCTCCGGTGAGGTTGGCGAGGAATTCGCGGTCGGTGCCATGAAGGCCGGCGCACACGACTTCATCAGCAAGCACCGGTTGGCGCGACTGGTGCCCGCCGTGCAGCGCGAGCTGCACGAGGCCGAGGTGCGCCGGGCGCATCGGCGCGCCGAGGCCGCCTTACGCGAGAGCGAGCAACGCTTCCGCCTGATGGCCGATACCGCGCCGGTAATGATCTGGGTCACCGGCTCAGATGGGCGCTGCATCTATCTGAATCAGCGGTGGACGGAATTCACTGGCCGCCCGCTAGAGGCAGAACTCGGCGAAGGCTGGCTCACGGCCGTTCATCCCGACGACCGTGAGCGTCTACTGAAAGCCTCCGTCGACGCCTTCAATGAGCGGCGGAGCTTCACGGTCGAATACCGCGCGTGCCGCGCCGACAGCACCTATCGCTGGCTGCTGACCTCGGGGACTCCGCGCCTCGAGGCCGACGGTACGCTCAGCGGTTTCATCGGTTCGGCAGTCGATATCACCGAGCGCAAATCCGGCGAGAGCGACCTCAAGCGCTCGCAAGAGCAACTGCGGGCACTCTCCGGGCGACTCCAGCACGTGCGTGACGACGAGAGCGCCCGCATCGCGCGCGAGCTACACGACGAACTGGGGCAGGCACTCACCGCCTTGAAGATCGACCTGGCGTTGCTGCGCCGTGGTCTGCCGCCGGCATCCGAAACCGACGACGTGCGCACTCGAATCGACGCGATGGGACGTCACATCGATTCGACCATTCACGCGATTCGTCGCATCGCCAGCGACTTGCGACCGGGAGTCCTCGACGACCTCGGCTTGCCCGCCGCCATCGAGTGGCAAGCGCGAGAGTTCCAAGCGCGCACCGGCATTCGCTGCGTGCTGGAGATGAATCCGGGATGCAACCAGGTACCACAGCTGGCCGCCACAGCATTGTTCCGCATCTTTCAAGAAACGTTGACCAACGTGGCCCGGCACGCGAGCGCCACGCACGTCCGCGTGGTGCTCCGCGACGAGGCGGGGCGCGTTTACCTGAATGTGGCCGACGATGGCATCGGGATTAGTGATGCCGCGCGGCTTGATCCCAACGCGCTCGGCCTGCTCGGCATGCGCGAGCGCGCGCTGCACCTCGGTGGCGACGTCACCATCCACGGTGTGCCCGAGCGCGGCACCATCGTGATCGCGACCATCCCGCATGCCGAAGACGAGTCGGAAGGCCCAGCGCCCGCCACGAAGTAG
- a CDS encoding RtcB family protein, protein MAVPKSIRRIADSVWEVPLTLRPGMRVPVRICATEALLHAMDDQVFTQAANVATLPGIVGASFVMPDAHWGYGFPIGGVAAMDPATGVISPGGIGFDINCGMRLVLTDLTLEEVQPKPRTLIDLLYERVPTGVGCRGFVKLSQSEFAEVLERGAGWCVRNGYGTADDLARTEEHGCLRGADASCVSPRAIERGYQQIGTLGSGNHYLEIQVARPEHVVDAPLAAQLGITQPNQIAVMFHCGSRGFGHQVASDYLQIFLHAMKTKYGLEIIDRELACAPFMSDEGQRYFAAMQCAANMSFANRQVILHRIREVFGHVFGRDPNDLGLRMVYDVAHNTAKLEDHVVDGTRRQLLVHRKGATRAFGPGMAGLPPEYQQTGQPVIIGGSMETGSYLLTGLASGADTFFSTAHGSGRTMSRTKAKKSYHGRELQRSMEARGIYVRTASYAGLAEEAGGAYKDIDAVVEATERAGLSHGVVRFTPIGNVKG, encoded by the coding sequence GTGGCCGTCCCCAAAAGTATCCGACGCATTGCGGACAGTGTGTGGGAGGTGCCGCTGACGCTGCGGCCGGGGATGCGTGTGCCGGTACGCATCTGCGCCACCGAAGCGTTGCTGCACGCGATGGACGACCAGGTGTTCACGCAGGCGGCGAACGTCGCCACACTCCCCGGCATCGTCGGCGCCAGCTTCGTCATGCCCGATGCGCACTGGGGCTATGGGTTCCCCATCGGTGGCGTCGCCGCGATGGATCCCGCAACCGGCGTGATCTCGCCCGGCGGCATCGGCTTCGACATCAATTGCGGCATGCGGTTGGTGCTGACCGACCTCACGCTCGAAGAGGTGCAGCCGAAACCGCGCACGCTGATCGACTTACTCTACGAGCGCGTGCCGACCGGTGTCGGTTGCCGCGGGTTCGTGAAACTGTCGCAGTCGGAATTCGCCGAGGTGCTCGAGCGCGGTGCCGGCTGGTGCGTGCGCAACGGGTACGGCACCGCCGATGATCTCGCGCGCACCGAAGAGCATGGCTGCTTACGCGGCGCCGATGCCTCCTGTGTCAGCCCGCGCGCCATCGAGCGCGGCTATCAGCAGATCGGCACCCTCGGATCGGGCAATCACTACTTGGAGATTCAGGTCGCGCGGCCGGAACACGTCGTCGACGCGCCGCTGGCCGCACAGCTCGGGATCACACAGCCGAATCAGATCGCGGTCATGTTTCATTGCGGCAGCCGCGGCTTCGGTCACCAGGTAGCGAGCGACTACCTGCAGATCTTCTTGCACGCGATGAAGACGAAGTACGGATTGGAAATCATCGATCGCGAACTCGCGTGCGCCCCATTCATGTCGGACGAAGGGCAGCGGTACTTCGCAGCCATGCAGTGTGCCGCCAACATGTCGTTCGCCAATCGCCAGGTGATCCTCCACCGCATCCGCGAAGTGTTCGGCCACGTGTTCGGTCGTGACCCGAACGATCTCGGCCTGCGCATGGTGTACGACGTGGCGCACAACACCGCCAAGCTTGAAGACCACGTCGTCGACGGCACGCGGCGACAGCTGCTGGTGCATCGCAAAGGGGCGACGCGCGCGTTCGGACCCGGCATGGCCGGCTTGCCGCCCGAGTATCAGCAGACCGGGCAACCGGTGATCATCGGTGGGAGCATGGAAACGGGGTCGTACTTACTGACCGGCCTGGCAAGCGGCGCCGACACATTTTTCAGCACCGCGCACGGCAGCGGCCGCACCATGAGCCGAACGAAAGCGAAGAAGTCGTACCACGGCCGCGAGCTGCAGCGCAGCATGGAGGCGCGCGGCATCTACGTGCGCACGGCGTCGTATGCCGGCCTCGCCGAGGAAGCCGGCGGCGCTTACAAAGACATCGACGCCGTGGTCGAGGCCACCGAGCGCGCGGGCCTGAGCCACGGGGTGGTCCGCTTCACGCCGATCGGCAACGTCAAAGGCTGA
- a CDS encoding YgiT-type zinc finger protein has product MTNVKRRYDYGKCHACGETMQARRIEQDFWINGKLLVVDGVPAGVCPQCGERVVKGDIGRRLATLTRDVAAVRRARTMKVPVLRLGYKVA; this is encoded by the coding sequence ATGACGAACGTCAAGAGGAGGTACGACTACGGCAAGTGCCACGCCTGCGGCGAGACGATGCAGGCCAGACGAATCGAGCAGGACTTTTGGATCAACGGAAAGTTGCTCGTAGTCGACGGCGTTCCGGCCGGCGTGTGCCCGCAGTGCGGCGAGCGGGTGGTGAAGGGCGATATCGGGCGCCGCCTTGCGACGCTTACTCGCGATGTCGCCGCGGTGCGTCGGGCGCGAACGATGAAGGTTCCGGTCCTCCGGCTCGGGTACAAGGTAGCGTGA